GCATTAAAATAGGGTCATTGTTATTAACACTTAGCAAAAACTTACGTGGTCTGCATAGCCCTGCTATCACTTGTCAACCACCAATGCGGCATCCTTGTTTCCTGCCTGCCTTTGCAAAGCAAACAGGCCACTTTTTGTCTTGCAAACTGCTGCGGACATGTGCACAGAAGACTTGTTCCCAGATGTCTTGATGTTGTTTACAGAAATTCATGCGACTGGCTTAGGaaacacaatattttaataataaatatggGGTTCACGTTCAGAATGCTGTCAGGTAGCATGGAAGATGCAGTGCAGAATGCTGTGGTCCTGACACTCAATATGAACAGGCTGATCCACGTGTATGTTCAGTTGAGAGCCGGAAGGCTTTGAGTGGGCCAGTGAATCCAATATGGCTAAAGGAGGAAGATGAAATCAAGCAGTTACTTCTGCATAGATTTTTCCTGGAATGGCTTTATTCAGTGGAGCGCCACTGGAAGCTCAGGCAACTAGCAGTGAATGGTGGGACAGAAGAGTGATGCCGAGCTGGGATGACCAACGGTGGTGGCTGAATTTCAGGATGAGGATGTCTAATTTCCCACGGATCTGTGCAGAGCTCATCCCAGTGACGCCCTCCACACGAAGAGGCATGTGGCcagctgtgacgaagtgggaattttTCATAAAATTTTGGAAGAATATTGTGTGTGCCCCAGTTCTCCCATGTGCTGTATGTTCAACCACGTGCTGGGAAGGGTGTTTCCTTTGGGCAGAGTCTCAGCAGACAATGGTTGCTCTGATGGCCTGGATATCTGATGCCTAGCAACTAACGGCCCCGGGTGGCTGACTTTCTGCAGGAAGCCAGCCTGTTTGACcggctggggaggagcagggagttgTGGCTAAAAGTGAGGCGACTGGAAGGAGGGTTCGCTGGGGATTTTGGGACTCGGGGGTTGAGAGTCAGGTCTCTGGGCCTGACCAAGAtggactttgctgtaacttcctgctttctgtgcggACAAAGGAttttctatgctgtgttccagacaacTAATAAACCTGTTTGTTTTAcaacgctggctgagagtcactgctgctAAGGAAGGTGTGGGGTGCATTGCTCCCCTTTTGGGTGTGAGTGCAAGGCTTCCCCATGCATCCTATTCAGGTggactcactgcagggagctcacGGTGTGAAGCAGAGGCGCCAAAGGCTCCAAGGTTGATTCCAGGCAGCGTTGAAGCCATGGAGGCTTACCCTATTGAGAGTGTGCCCTGGGAGGGTTGTCACACTGCAGAGGGTCCTCCCAGGGATTGATTCAGAGCGGTTCCAGAGCACCAAGACTGTGGCTCCATGACAACATCACCATCTGGAAGCTCACCACCCCCAATGACGGCTCTTCAGTTGTGTTGGTAGACTGCCTGTCCAGACTGTTGTCATGGAGGTGTGTGCTGATTTTGGCCAGGTGCTGCTGTCCTGGGTCATAAAGCCTGGAAATGCACAGAAGACAATTGTTGACGGATTTGCACAGATGGGGTTCCCAGATTGTATGAGGGTCATTGTACAACTAAGgatgaataaaaaacaaataacacaagtatgtagggacaaaattagaaaggccaaggcacaaaacaagatcaaactagctagagacataaagggtaacaagaaagcattctacaaatatattagaagcaagaggaagaccaaggacagggtaggcccgttactaaATGAGGggggggaaacaataacagaaaatgtggaaatggcagaggtgctcaatgacttctttgtttcagttttcaccaagaaggctggtggtgattggacgcctaacatagtgaatgccagtgaaaatgaggtaggatcagaggctaaaatagggaaagaaaaagttaacAATTACTTAGACAAgatagatgtcttcaaatcaccagggcctgatgaaatgcatcctggaatactcaaggagttgactgaggagatatcggAGCCCTTAGCAATTATCGTTGAAAAGTCagggaagacgggagagattccagaagactggaaaagggcaaatatataaAAGggcaatctataaaaagggaaataaggacaacccggggaattacagaccagtcagcttaacttctgtacttgctctggtggtggccacatgccctcagactttaggtggcaggacccttcttcccagcatcggCCCCCCCGTCGGGGCtatgatccccctccaagtctggcctgcaaggtgTCTTGACTGGTgttgggatatatatatatatatatatatatcaatatacattgtaatttatatatttatgtaatATGTTAGAGGTTATTAAGGCCTCGTATAAATGATGCATGCTTAACATAAATGCATGCATTGCAAGTTAGCAACCGAAGCAAGGACTTAAGCTCAAGGACTATTAGAACTTTTTGTGCAAAAACAATTTTACGTTCCAAGAAAAATAcggaacatttttaaaacctctaTTGCGGGTCTAACACTGGGGgcgtctccctgcactgggctcactgcccagggtccccctcactcttcccatCTGCTCACCGCAcctggctccagactgctccagctccagctccactctgcctcagcacagctcctgctgctgctctgcctccagctccctgggctgattctctggcccctctgcctctggttgctacagctctgctcccagcactgacctgctccctgggctgcttctgtgactctgctcccagcactgacctgcttcctgggctgcttttctggtccctctggctgGCACGGACCTGCTCCGCAGCTCAGCTTGAgccccctgctttctccttagctcggcccctctctGTCTGACCCacgcaaatccagctcacacagaggacgggacccccctggcctcctgactccctgattagcctgcccaccctgtcaatcaggctgacctggagcattggcctctccccattgcccctggggactgtcagtctcagggccctgatttcccattgacccttccccttacTTCTGGTACTGGGAGCTacccaaccaaaaaaaaatgcGACTcagttttagtaaggggccaacaatCCCCATACACATGTTTAAAACTAAGTGTGTACTTAAGTCTACAAGATTGAAGCATACGAATCAAGCCAAGtacacacttaagtgctttgtatAATTGAAGCCTAAACTTTctgattgttttctttaaaaagaaaatccccTGCACCAGTGTGCCTTGCCTGGACCTTGAGGTATCTTTCTAGTAAGTCACAGAAGCACTTGCCTGAAGTGCACTATGAATGCACTGCTGTGGTATTTACAAGTAGCTTACCTGGTGCTTCCATAGAGCAGGCTGAGCTGCAGACTTTAAGCCCTTGCTCCACCATGAAAAGGTATGGGGAGGAGAACATAAATCCAAAGAAGGTTATCGTTTCCCGTGCAAGTACTGTTAGGATCAAAGGGTTTGGAGCCCATCTCCTATCAATAGTTGGGAGTCTCAAACTCACTCTTCCTACAGAAGCATTTCTACAAAACAATATAAACAGTTCCAGGACTGAAATAGCAGTAGCCTTTGTCATCAGGCCTGGCAAACCACGTTAGCGAAGCTGTGTTAAATGGTAGCTAGCAAAATAACTAGCCTGTTCTCCATTGTTTATGCAAGAATCACGCTTACTCAGaattagaaaaaatattcttcAGTCTCATGAAGGCTTTCTATTTTTGCACCTACTGTCAGATATTTCAGTTGCTTTAGTTATAAAAGGACTTTTGTCATGtttcaaaattgttttctttGTGCAAAAAGAAAGAGTAAGGTGTCTTCACAAGAAGCATCGGAAAGAACACATTTTCTGTCACTTTTTTGCCACCagatcaatgatattttcataccacacaggggaaaaaacaacaagaCGTAGCCAGTCACTGGTTAGACAGGATTTGGTCACTTTGTCGCTGAAATGTCTGTGGTCAATATCTCTGTCGGGTAGTACACACTTACAAATACCATTGCAGAAAATACACCTAAAGGAACAAACAAAATTCTTTTTCTCTGCTCTTTCATCTGCTTGAGAAgcgtggggaggggagagcacaTATGGGTACAGTCTACTTGTATGCACATCAGTCTAAGGTTGGGGACATAGACGACTTGAGTCCCAGCCTCGTTGTCCCTGGAAATACTCAGGATAAATTTATTTCCTGTTAGTCAATAACATGCAACAATTCCTCCAGAAAAATCTATCCCTTATTTTCAAAAATACACATGTAtttgtaaattaaattaaattagtttAAATACTTAATTTATTTCTACCAGCCCCATGCCCACTTCACCTTTATGCCTCCTGTCCACtgctcaccctccaccccacttccaggatgaaacattttaaaagtcacATGTTTAATAACGGACCGAGGGGTAGAGGCCGAGGACGTATTGGGGAAAGCATGGAGTCAGAAGCGAAGATCtctaaattttgtttttaaatattaaaaatggcGTAAAagtttaaatatggattttggggggcagggctgggggtggtacagccatgccagaggagctggCAATCCACTAGACCCCCCTGCCTCCTGGCATGCACTGACTGATTCCTTCCAGGTGTTCTTCCCACTGGCTAGGTCATTGTGGGTGAAATCCACCTCTGTGTAGAGGGACAGCACAACGTCCATGCACCACAACCTCAACTTGTGTGACTATGGGAACTCAACCATCTTAAGGTGGGCACAAGTATAGAACCATGACTCCCTTTTTAGacacagggcccaatcctgagaggTGTGGTTTGCCCTcccctcccattgatttcagggagaaTTAAGCTTGCTCAGCGCATCTTGCAGGTTTGAGCTCTCACATGGAAGAAGCTGTCTTCCCCTCGAATGGGGCACTCAGCCACAGAATCACAAATACCCAGTTGTTTCACAAAGAGTGAACACGAGCTGGGAGAGCTAGGAGGGAAGGTTATATGTTAAAGATGGCTTCCCCTTATGGAAAGTTCAGGAATTGCCTGTGtaattaaactttatttttgaCTCGCAATCTGAGACCTACTCACTAATTACCTATATTGCAAGGATTTCTCTGGTATGTTACTAGGGAAAGGAAGTCAAATGTTTGATAGACAACACTTCCTCATTTTGGATGTGTCTGTCATCCTGCTAAGACGTACCGATGAGGCTGCTCTTAGACATAGTTTCTCCTCTGTACGTTCACACCTTCCTCTGCTCTTGTCATGGCTGGAGATATAGTTTATGCTGATTTAAACACTGCTGGAGCCTCTTCAAGACCACCACATCCATCTCAGCACCTCAGTAAGTGGATTTAATTTATTGATTTTATATCAGATACCTTCTATCTTTGAGGGGGCTCCTATTtttcaagtgatttttttccttcaagtgCAGCAGAAataatttagagagagagagagagagattcagagaAATAAAGAGCAGGTCTGTGTTTTATGTACCATATGAGTGGCAGGACTTGGCTAATGTGAAGTCCTTTATCACGGTCAGAACTGGTAAGTGAATCTCTCTAATGCAATTCAGAAAACTTCATAGCCAGTGACAGTCTCTATACATACAAATTGAAGTGCAGGGCAATACAGTGTTATGTTGCACACCTTTCATACACATTGGAAGTAAAGCATTTAAGCTAAAACACTGACTTGCCCACTGTAGTACATAAAGAGCCATGCGTTGGATGAGTCTGGGGAAGAATGACTGAACACATGGAAtctgagagactcaaggagcagGAGGATTTCATTGTTTTATTGCAGAAGTTTAACATAGAttggggagaagagatgggaTCTGAAAATAGCTATGGAGCCACTTTGATGCAGAAGGTCCTGGAGGCAAGACCAGAAGCTGAGGGGCATGTAGAGAAGGGTTCTACTAGATATTATGGAGAGGCAACTAAAGAGGCAGAGGTCTATTATCTCAGGAAATGGGgctgaagaggaggaagaagtgaATGAGAACCTGGCCACTGCGGATGATGAAGGCAACCAGGGAATCTTTGTACTGCGTTCTGAAATGGACAGAAAGTCACAGACGGTTTCCAAGGACAGGGATGATGTTTCCATTTCTGAGCGTGGTCATGGAGGAGCTACTGTAATGCAAGTCAGTTGCAGTGTAATGAGTTGTGAGTTAGGGGAGATCAACAGAGAGGGGCAGGGTAGTCAGGATGAGAGGAGACTTGTGTGGTTTAATTTAAAGCTGTAAAATGTAAATCATAGTATACATTTTTGAAAACGTTTgaaaattaaaaactttaaaactttGATATTTTGGAGAACTATGATAAAGATAAAGGTAAGTTAGTTTAATAACTTTAGAGTGTGTTTTCTGTAAGTGCAGCAGGGAAATTGATCTAAATGATTAACTATATTAAGCTGTTGATCTGAGCCTTCATATTTTCACTGTATTGATATTTAATTTGCTAAGTAAATATCCCAAACATGTTATCAAGCTACTTACACACTATATATATAACACTGCTGTACTATCCATAATGGTATTTCAtagtgatgattttttttgtatCAATCTGGCTTTATCATGTTCTCctctttatttgtattttaaagtaattatttTGAACTTACAGATGAACTGTATTTATAAAGctattttctttttacatacaCACCTATGAATATAATTAAATTATTGTACAGGGCCTGAAAATGATTCTTACGAAAGTACCCCTTTAGACTTGTATTAATAGTTTATATTTTcatgacattttttgttttagcATAAGGCCCTTCTTATCTAGCTGTCAAGGTGTAAGCTTTTACAAAGCTATATCAGCGCTCTTCAGACGTTACTTTCACATAGGACTGGATATTCTtctcttgaaaaatatttttcaagagccagattctgttcATGAGTAACATTagaagtcactggagttactcccAGCTTACATCAGTGTAACCGATAGCTGAATTTGCCCCTCAAATTGTTCAGTTGTTTCTTAGCTAAAATTACGCTATGTTGAGAATTGACTGTGAAAATAATAATTCCAATGTCACAACTACTCGGCAAATAATACTGAGCAGAGAGCTTGCTgctatgaatagtcccattggttTTAGTCCCTAAACTTGAAATGAAAACTAACTTTCTGTGGAAACATGGTAGTAACATCAAATAATAAGTCAAACTGAAAGACAGTTTACAGTAGAAGCCTGATCTAGAATTCCACTGCTTCTCCatttctaacccccccccccccccgaaatgaTTGTTTTAGCCTGAAATGTGTGTGTTAGTCTGAGGCTAGATGAGAATGTTCTTTGGAAAGTTTGAAGTAAATTCaacaatcattttatttttttagtgatAAGAAAGGAGAGAGGGGACAGTTTTCACTTTTGGGAAATTGTTTTCACCAATTTTTTTCCCACTCATAACTTATGAACAAATTTATTCTTTCAAATTAATAGTATTAAGGCCACGATCCTGCCAAcactcatgtgattaacttaaCACATGTGAGTAGTGAGTAGTAGTAaagcatggtttcagagtaacagccgtgttagtctgtattcacaaaaagaaaaggaggacttgtggcaccttagagactaaccaatttatttgagcatgagctttcgtgagctatagctcacttcatcggatgcatactgtggaaattgcagaagacattatatacacagataccatgaaacaatacctcctcccaccccactctcctgctggtaatagcttatctaaagtgataatagcttatctaaagtgatgtttcatggtatctgtgtatataatgtcttctgcaatttccacagtatgcatccgatgaagtgagctgtagctcacgaaagctcatgctcaaataaattggttagtctctaaggtgccacaagtcctccttttctttttgtagtaaaGCATGTGCCTCTGTGTTCATGGGATCATGCTCTTGAGCTCAACAAAAATGCGAATGCAGCGGGCAGtggtagagtctgccaggtgctattaccgtgctttgtcgacaataaatCCAGCCTGGTACCTTCATgccttaacagatcttgtggtcattgggcggttcattcgaggtctgctgtgccagctgtctttATGAACACTGGGCTACCATTTTCTGAAGTTACTCAAAGGGCCAGCATTCAGCTGGTGCAACTCTAAGACAGGGTCTGTGCCCAGTTAAGGAGGCCATTGAGGCATGCCATCAATTGTGACCAGAATCAGCCACGGAAGGATCTTTGCTTTTTAAGAGAATGTGAGTTGGTTTGGGTCTTTTCCTGCAACTTCTGTTGGTTTAGAGTAAAGAAGAAGCTTAGATAAGATATGTGGTTTTGTCTGTAAATCATCCTGTTGCTGTGTTTTTTTCTCAATGAAGTAAATAACTTTGTTTTTGAGAGAAAAGTGCTGTCTTTGAAATCCAcattgtagtaggaagagagcctgagattTAAGCCCTTgcatcagaggcctggtatgatgcaggacctgctcacagaatctggcaagaacagggctaatattgcagaaatacacgttcctaagaagtgctaggcacagagtACTCACAtaaacacatcccgatatcaaatggtaccagaacatcccggtatcaaggatggtacaaaaacatcgCCCAAGgagaacaggaacacactgacccctcctaaaaggtaaggtcaggatgacagtacgtaatagagatgttttgatcgaaccaacacgtacaaggtgatgggtgataactagccacgtTAGGGGCAGTAACTAGCTGTGTCAAAGGGGCAGTGTGTaccttgtttgtatcagggtacaaagatgtatctcagagggagtgtctttggccagtcTAGGGGGGAACAGAAAGTCCCGCCGctgactgagctgcgtccattatCACGGGCaaacatgtcttagtatcctcgtagagtctgccaggtgctattaccgtgctttgtcgacaataaacccAGCCTGGTACCTTCATgccttaacagatcttgtggttattgggcggttcactcgaggtctgctgtgccagctgtctgcgcagagctggggcagcacatagGGAGAACAcagagaggacacacacacacagccgaaCATCTGAGGCAAGTTGTCTTCTGCCTCAGAGCCCAATACCCAAGTTACAAGAACCTGTCAGCAGATGCATCTATTCTGGTTTTGGTATAGACAAAACCACAACAAATCTGGAGTTTCTTAGCCCAGCCATTTTGGAGGAATTGTGAGccaaagaagaatttttttttcaaaagcaacctTCTAGTAAACTCTCAAAATACTGCTGCACAGGCTCAAAGGAGAACATGTTGCTATGTTTCTTATTCCTCACACTGGATGCTGAAGGATTTTCACCAAATATTGACTCTTGCAGGTCTCCCTCAGTGCCCACATTGGCATCGGATCGCTCTCGGAGTTGGATGGGCTGGGAATGTCATCCTGGCGGGAGCTGTGATTGTGCTGGGTGTCTGGGGTGAGTAGTTGCAGGCCTtatatttttgttattattaCTACAGTAAAATCAGCTCAGATTCATGGACAATATTGTATTCATTGCCGAAAATACtatcaaactacagaaaatgtTGCAAGAACTCAGcacaaaaagcagccaagtcagacTGAAAATTAACTGCTCTAAAACGAAATTTATGCGGTCTGATACCTTGCCAAAAGCCCAAATAACAATCAAGGGAGAACCAATAGAAGAAGTTGAGCAATAGGTCTATTTGGGCCAAGAAATTAACATGTGCCACGATCAGGAAGGTGAACTCTcgcaaagaaggaaatcaggttggtgtgcattcaattctatcaaggctgtcctccaaggaaaaatCAACCAGGCAACACACGCCAGCCTCTGAAACTCAACAGCATTGCCAGCAATGTTGTATGGAAGTGAAACATGGACGCTGATGAAGACAGGAGCAGCAACTGTCTGTCACAGAGAGGGtgatggaaagaagaattctgggaattTCAATCCGCGACTGAGTCCCCCgtgaagtgatcagacagcagagtgaAGTGCACGATGCCATTGTTGAAAGCAGGTACAGTAAAATGCGATGGGCCGGGCATCAAGCGAGGCTCCCTGACAAtcgatggactgcagctgtcgcTGAGTAGTACCCATGGGAACTGAAATGACCAGTCAGCCGATCTCCAAAGAGAGGGGAAGATTTTATCGTGAAAAGGTCGCACACAGAGAAGGAAGGCCAGGGTACGAGAAGAATGGAAGACGTGTTGTGGTCGGCGCAATCTATATGAGGGCTGCAGGATCAAGGTGATCAAGGTGACTACACTGGCTTACAGGGCCCCCATTTTACTGGGTTCTTTACAGGTACCCGGTTAGACTGTCCCTTAGCCAAGGAGTCTTAATGTGCACCTTGAATTTGCCTGTTACTTCACAATCCCACGGAGATCTCGTTTCTGATTCCCGTCTATTTGTGAATGAAATACTTGACACATTGGCCATGCAAGTCAAAACTTTACATTAACTAGATGTAGATAAGAGCTTGGGATATAAAAATTGTGTGATTGGACTAAAACAGCTTCATCATTAAATGTGCAGGGAAAAGTGGAATGAATATACATTACAAAGTGGAATGAATAAGATTTCCTCTCTGTTCCTCTCATAGATTAGACAGACAGTACAGTATTTAATGGATTTTATACCCtctaccttttttctttttttttttttttttcctaatcctGAAATAGTAATCAAAGGATCCCGCCTGGAGGATTTCCGATCTCAACTGAAACAAATGCTTTGTGTTTCATCACACAGCAACTCAACAGGTAACCTCATTCTCATTGAGCTCCTTTCCCCCATTTCATACCCACCGGAAGAATTCGCTGCAACTTAAAATCAAATTAGGCAGTCAAAATGCTCTCGTTTTCTGTATAGCAGAGATCTGCCACACCTTCATGATCCTCCTCCCTGTCTTTAGTTCTCTTCTCATTTCCACTTGGTGCTAAGCAGAAGCTGTGACATCTAGTGGCCAGATAGGGTAATTCCCAGTAAGTACAGGGCAATCAACTTGCAGTGCAATAAATATTTCTCACAGATCCTGGGATCCCAAAGTACTTGACAAATTATGTAGCAGATACAGGAATCCCTTCACCCACTACACAAATGCAACTGCCTTTGGGGTGAAGCTTAGTGTTTGTTTAGCAGCGCACAGCAGCCGTGCACAATAGCTAAGAAGGGAAGGACATTCCCATATCGTAACATCCCTGGGCAACTACAATCGCTGCGtattaggaaagtatttcagGTATTTTAAACGTTTTAATGAAATTTAGCAGCTGGAAGTGGAGGAAGAGCCACAATCATGTGTTCAGGGAGTTCTCCACAGAACAGGAGTGTCCTGGGTACCATTAGAGAAATTCAGGGAGATTTTAGAGAGGCAAAATTTGTTACACAAGCTGTTTAGACCTCCGGTATTCAAAAAAGGCCATAGGATTTTTGTGATCACAAGCAgacttaaaagaaaaggaggacttgtggcaccttagagactaaccaatttatctgagcataagcttttgtgaagtgagctgtagctcacgaaagcttatgctcagataaattggttagtctctaaggtgccacaagtcctccttttctttttgcgaatacagactaacacggctgttactctgaagcagACTTAAGTTTTATTTCTCACATGAAGGAAGGCATTACCAGGAGCACAGCACCAGCTAGTGGTAGGTTTGGGCATTAGGTTTAGTTCTAACTTACCGggtgctgctttttcttcttaaTTACCCATGCCATTTAATACCTAGCACTCATGGTCTTCCCTGGAGGTCTCCCCATCCACATACTCACTTATGATCCTTGTAAGATCTGATTAAATCCAAATCCAAGTGCTAACTTTTAATGTATCAATCTACTCTTTTCTCTTTGGAGTAATAGCAACGGAGGGTCCAGAAACAAGTTAGAAAAGTAGCAACTGAGTTAATAAGAGCTGAACTGCACAATCTGGAAATGTCTTACTTTCCAAAGGATACTACCCCTAAACTCACCAGCAGGAAGTGAGATGAGAACATAGGCTTCAGAACTTTCCTGTGTACAGTTCTCAGTGAGGAATTAGGCTTTCTTCTGTTAATGAAAGAAATTACTGAGTTAAAATAGCACAATATACACGCACAAGTGTGTGTTACACATCCCCCCTCTTTGGCTGGCTCACAGGGaatgtgagtctgttacagctccCACCTAGAGAACCATCATCTCTAGCTCAAGTTGTAGAGGTTTGTGCTGTTGTTAGGAGGAGGGATGGTGCAGGATTTAGGGCACAAGCTCAGGACTTGGGAGATTGGGGTCatttccctgctgtgccacactCCTCCCATGTGACTTTGGAGAAATcgcttaacctctctgtgcctcagttccccatctgtaaaacggggataaaggcactgccctgcctcccgggGGTGTCGTGAGGCTAAATCCATTAAAGaggaaaagtgctttgagatcaactgTGTTCTGTATGAGCTGTACTCTCTTGTGCTTTAGATGATTAAGTAGAAGAGCAATTAATTGTGTTAGACTCTGAGCAAAGTGTCTGTGTATTAAATGCTTCACAACACTACTGTGAACTTCCAGAGGGAGTTCAACTGTAACTGAAGTGGGTGCCAGATAGATCTGTGCCCTGAGAACATGTCTTGGGACCCCCAAGATTAGGGTAGCGGCTGGACTTGGTTCAGGTCCCAGAGTCTTAAACACCTGCGGATCTAGGGACCcagaggcttggattcccctcacagcaATCTGGTGGGTGGCTGGCAAGGAGGTCAGTGACACCTGGCCTGTGTTATTCCCTGCTGGTCCACTCCTCCGGGTGCTATTCATGTACTGCAGTGATGAACATACTAAAAACACCTGAATATCACAGCTCACTCCTGCAGTTCtagtcctcactcctgaccctTCCTAGCTCTGCCAAAGACCCTTAATCCTGCCCTAAAGTGTGTCTTGCTAAGAACTGAGCCTTGCCTCAACACACACAATCCAAAGAGAGAGACACCCTAGTTGGGACACTGAATCTGAAAGCTCCAtgcatgattttatttaaaacctTCAAAACCATTCCTGACAccctctttccctttccccctctaGAGGGCGCCGAGTGCAAACTCTGCCCCAGGGATTGGTTGTTGCACAGAAGGAAGTGCTATTGGGTCTCTAAagaatttaaaaactggaagaaGAGCTTTGAAGACTGCACAGTGAAGACGTCTCAAATGCTCGTGATCCAGGACCAGGACGAGATGGTAAAGAAAATATGATGCTGAACCTTCCGCTGGAGAAATGGGTCTATAGTATAATACC
The window above is part of the Natator depressus isolate rNatDep1 chromosome 14, rNatDep2.hap1, whole genome shotgun sequence genome. Proteins encoded here:
- the LOC141998666 gene encoding killer cell lectin-like receptor subfamily B member 1B allele C; the encoded protein is MLKDFHQILTLAGLPQCPHWHRIALGVGWAGNVILAGAVIVLGVWVIKGSRLEDFRSQLKQMLCVSSHSNSTEGAECKLCPRDWLLHRRKCYWVSKEFKNWKKSFEDCTVKTSQMLVIQDQDEMDFIQNVTSGVNHVWIGLNVTSPERNWMWVDGSLVNQTLFPITGLAEQNSCGVMKKGQIRSDICGAEFKWVCQKEAFQI